TCGCATCAGGCGATGTGGTGGCAACGCTTTTGCCCAATATTCCCGCCCATGCCGAGGCGCATTTTGCCGTGCCTGCCTGCGGGGCGGTGCTTAATGCCATCAACATACGACTGGATGTGGATACGGTGGCGTATATTCTGGGCCATGGTGCGGCAAAACTTGTGCTGGTGGATACCGCGTTGCTGGCGCTGGCCGAAGCCGCCTGCGCAGCGTTGGACAGCCCGCCCGTGATTGTCGAGGTTCCCGACACCGAAGCGGGGTTCACCCCGTCAGGACGCCACATCGAGTATGAGGCATTTCTGGATGCAGGTGATCCGCAATTTTCATGGATCATGCCGCAGGATGAATGGGAAAGCATCGCGCTGAACTACACATCTGGCACAACCGGTCGCCCCAAGGGCGTGGTCTATCACCATCGCGGCGCGTATCTGTCGACCCTCAGCCAGCCGATTTCATGGCGTATGACCTTGTTCCCACGGTATCTGACGATTGTGCCGATGTTTCATTGCAATGCATGGTGCCATCCGTGGATGATTCCCGCGTTGGGGGGCTGCATCATCTGCCTGCGGGATGTGACGGCTGCGGGCATTTATCACGCGATCAGCGTTGAAAAGGCGACCCATTTCGGCGGCGCGCCCATTGTTTTGCAGACCATCATCACTGCGCGCCCCGAAGACAGGTTGCCGTTTGATCATACTGTCGAAGTGTTCACCGCAGGTGCGCCGCCGCCTGCGGCCGTTCTGGCCGCGATTGAACCGCTGGGGTTTAATGTGACGCAGGTTTACGGATTGACCGAAACTTATGGTCCCGCAACCGAATGTCTGTGGCATGACGGGTTCGACAGCTTGCGCGGCGATGACCGCGCAGATGTGAAGGCCCGCACCGGCGTTCTTATGCCCTTCATGGAAGATGTCAGCGTCATACAGCCCGACACCATGACGCCGGTTGCCCGTGACGGGGTTGCTTTGGGGGAAATCGTGCATCGTGGAAATGGGGTGATGAAGGGGTATTACAAAAACCCGCAAGCCACCTCAGATGCCTTTCGCAACGGGTATTTCCATTCCGGCGATATCGCATTCTGGCATGCGGATGGCTATATCAAGATCGCGGATCGCGCCAAGGACATCATCATTTCAGGTGGCGAGAATGTCAGCTCGGTCGAGGTGGAAGGGGTGTTGATGAAGCACCCCGCAGTCGGGCTGGCTGCGGTTGTTGCCAAGCCCGACGAAAAATGGGGCGAGGTTCCCTGCGCCTGCATCGAGGTGAAAGCAGGTGCGCAGGTCAGCGAGCAGGACCTGATCACCTTTTGCCGCGAACGTCTGGCGGGGTTCAAGACACCCAAGCAGGTGGTCTTCATGGACCTGCCGAAAACGGCCACCGGCAAGATACAGAAAGGCGATTTGCGCGAATATGTGCGTGCGTTGTGACACGCTGGCCTTGTGTGCGAAGTTGCGCTAAGGTGCCTTCAAAACGGCAGAGCAGGCAAGCGGCATGACGACCGCGCTTAAGAAATATCATAAGTTAGAAGGCATGGGCCTTTGGTCCGGCGGGGTCGAAGACCAGCGCCGTGAAGTTGTCGTATCCTTCGGGGACGCGACACTTGTGATCATGGACAGCCGCAGCATGCATGTTCTGTCGCATTGGTCTCTGGCCGCGATAGAGCGGTTGAACCCCGGCCAGCGCCCCGCCTTGTTCAGCCCGGATGGCGATGCCAGCGAAGTGCTGGAACTGGATGAAGATCTGCTGATCGATGCGTTGAAAGAACTGCATGCGGCGCTGGCACCGCCGCGCAGCATGTTTGACCGGCTGCGCTTGCCGATCATGGCAGCGTTCAGTCTTGTCATTCTGGGGATTGGTGCGTTTCTGATGCCGCCTGCATTGGTGGACCATACCGCATCGGTCGTGCCCATGGCCAAGCGCACCGAAATTGCAGATCGCCTGCTGGCCGATCTGGTGCAGACCGGCGCGGTTTCGTGTCAAAGCGGGCTTGGCACCAGTGCGTTGGGCGTGTTGCAGCGCCGCTTGTTCGACGCGCCCGCGCGACTCGTCATCATGCGTGGCCTGCCGCAGGACACCCCGCGCATACAGCATTTTCCCGGACGGCTGTTCGTGATGGATGCCCGCCTTCTGGATCAGGCCGAAAGTGTGGAGGCCCTTGCCGGTGCCTTCGCGGTGGCCGGTGTGCGCGCAGCCGCAGATGACCCGCTGCGCCCGCTATTGCGCCATGTCGGGGTGTTGAGCACGTTTCGCCTGCTGACTTCGGGGGAATTGCGCGCCGGTGCCGCGCGCGGCTATGCGCGCTCGGTTCTGGCCGCGCCGCTGGCACCGCCGGATATGGAGGCGGTTCAGTTGCGCTTTGACCGGCTTGACTTGTCTTTGCGTGTGTTCACCGAAAACCCGGTGCCGCTGGACCCTGCCGCGCAACAGATCGCGGACGCCTTGCGCCCCGATATGGACACGCTGACCCAGCCCGCGCATGGGGCGCTGCTGAATGATGGCCAATGGGTAAGCCTGTTGAATATATGCGATGGCTGACTGCGGTTCGCCCGCTTGGCAGATGGCGGTGATTTATCGCCGATTAAGTTAATCTGCGTGTCGCACCTGCCATGGTGTATCAAACCAGTGTTCTTGCAGGTTCGGTGTGTCCCCGATCCGGTCGATCACCGCAAACCTGCCGGGGTGGGCCAGGGGCGTCAGAACCCCGTGCCAGATGTTGCGGTGAAAATTTATACCCTGCGTCCCGTTCGTCACAAAGGCCTGCGGTGTGGCAGGGCGCCCGCCATCATCTTGCGCGACGATCACAAGGAAGGCTTCGCAATGCATGGGAATAAAGGCCTGCGTGCCATCAGGGTGCCGCTCCATCATGTCGAGGGAATAGGGCAGGGCGCGGGGCTGTGCGTCGAACAGGGAAATTCCGGCCCGCCCGCCACTGCCGAAATCCAGTGCCGCGCGGTCATGGAAACGCCCGCACAGGCCCTGATTGATCAGCTTGTCAGGCGCGCCCTGAATTTCCAGCACATCGCCGAACGGGGCGAATGCCGACGCGGTTAGCGGGCGTAGGGTGATATGTTGCGTCATTTCAGGTGGCCTGACCGGATTTGAGTATTTTCAGCAAGATGAAGCCAGCATGTCGTTCAGGCGCAATTCTGCAATGCGTTCGACCTGCTGGCAGGCGGTGGCAAATTCGGTCGCAGTGTCATGCTGAATGCGTGTCTGGAACGCCGCAAGGATTGAGGCCTTGGTATTGTCACGCACGGCGATGATGAAGGGAAAGCCGTGTTTTTCGACATAGGCGGTGTTCAGTTTCTGGAATGTAGCGCGTTCTTCGTCTGTCAGGGCGTCAAGCCCCGCGCTGGCTTGTTCGGTCGTAGACTCCGGTGTCAGGCGTTTGGCTGCAGCCAGTTTTCCCGCAAGGTCGGGATGGGCGCGCAGGACCTGTAGGCGTTCATCCTTGCTGGCCGCACGGAAGGCGCGCGCGAAGGCATTGGCAAGCCCTGTCGCACTGTCATGGGCAGGCCCCAGTTCCAGCGCATGGACACGTTCTGCAACCCAAGGCGAGTGTTCATAGATACCGCCAAAACGCGCCACGAAACCTGCGTGATCCAGCGTGCTGGGGCGGGTGCGGCGTTGGTGGGGGTGGGTTGTGGCCCAGTGCTGCGCAATATCCATGCGTCGCGCGAACCACACGCCTTCATGTGCCTGCACATGGTCCAGAAAACGCATCAACCCCGCAATCTTGCCCGGCCGCCCGATCAGGCGGCAATGCAGGCCGATGGACAGCATTTTGGGCGCGCCAGCGTCCCCTTCGGCATAAAGCACATCGAAGGCATCTTTCAGATAGGATTCAAAATCACTGCCTGTCACCCAGCCCGGTGCCGTTGCAAAGCGCATGTCATTGGCTTCCAGCGTGTAGGGCAGGATAAGCTGGTCGCGGTCGCCAAATTCCATCCAGTGCGGCAGATCATCATCATAGGTGTCTGAAATCCAGTCAAACTGGCCCAACTCCGCCGCCAGCCGCACGGTGTTGACCGAACAGCGCCCCGTATACCAGCCGCGCGGGGGCGTGCCCACAGTTTCGGTGTGCAGGTGAATGGCGTCGTGGATGGCGGCGCGTTCCTGATCCTCGGACATGTCACGGTGCTCGACCCATTTCAGGCCATGGCTGGCGATTTCCCAATCCGCGGCCTTCATGGCCGCCAGTTGTTCGGGGTTGCGCGCAAGCGCTGTGGCCACGCCATATATCGTAACGGGCAGATTGCGCGCGGTAAACAGCCGGTGCAGCCGCCAGAATCCGGCCCGCGCGCCATAGTCATAGATCGATTCCATGTTCCAGTGACGTTGCCCCGGCCATGGCGCAGCCCCCGGAATGTCGGACAAGAACCCCTCGGACGCGGCGTCGCCATGCAGCAGGCAGTTCTCGCCGCCTTCTTCATAATTCAGCACAAGCGATATGGCGATTTTCGCGCCCCCCGGCCAAGCGGCATTTGGGGGTGTTGCGCCATATCCGGTCAGGTTGCGGGGGTAGCGTTGCAAGGGGGCCTCCGATCATCAGAATAACACTGTGATAAAACAAGATTACCACTTCCGCTTTCAGTCATTTTTTGAAAGACCTGAAATGAAGGGTCAAGGCAAGGGGCTGGTGCGCAGCCGTGCTGGTCGTCTAGGCTTATCTTTATATTTGCACAAAACGGAGACGCGCAATGTCCGGTTTTCTGACCACCCATGTTCTGGATACGGCCCGCGGTGCGCCCGCGCAGAGCTTGCAGATCACGCTTTACAGGCTGGAAGGGACCGCGCGTGTGGAACTGGCGCGTATGGTCACCAATGATGACGGGCGCACCGACAGCCCGATTTTGCCCAAGGCCGCGTTTGGCGTTGGCCAGTATGAGCTGGTCTTTGCGGCAGGTGACTATCTGCGTGCCACCGGACAGGCGGGCGCCGCGCCGCTGTTTCTGGATGAAATTCCCATTCGTTTCGGGATCAATGATCCGCAAAGCCACTATCATGTGCCGCTTTTGCTGTCGCCTTACGGGTTCTCGACCTATCGCGGCAGTTGAGTGCCTGAATTTGGTCAGAATGATAGGTTAATTCGTGACGGGATGAAGTGACACAAGGTCCGGCCATATGGATTTGATAGCCCTTTCCAGTGACGCAACACTGCGCGTTCTGATCTTCGGTGGAGCTTATTTCTTTTTTATCAACATGCTGGCCGTTTTGCTGTTCTGGATAGACAAGCGCCGCGCCCGAAATGGCGAGTGGCGTATACCGGAAAGCAAGTTGCTGGGCGTGATGTTCTGGGGTGGGTCCCCGGGGGGATTATGGGCGCGGCGTGTGCTGCGCCATAAGACACGGAAGGAACCGTTTTGCACCCATATGCAGGTTATCGTGTCGTGTCAGATTGTCTTTGTCTGTGTGTTGGTCGTGGTGTGGACGCAACCGGAATTTGTCAGTTGGACGGGCAAGCAGATCGTTACGCTTTGGCACACATTCCGCGCAAGTGTTTGACGGTTTCAAGCTGTGGTCATTGCAGCTAGTTCAGCCCTGATCCTTGTGGCAATGAAATCGGTAAACAAGGACACTTTCAGGTCGCGCAAGCGCTTGTGGGGGGTAAGTGCCGCCAGCGTGACGGGCAGGGGGGGCGTTGCTGCGGCCACGGGTACCAATGCGCCGCTGCGCAGATGGTCTGCAATCTCGAAGACCGGTTTCATGACAATACCATGCCCGTCCAGCGCCCAGCCTGTCAGAACATCCCCGTCATCGGATTCGAACGGCCCGCTTATCTTGAACCGTTGCGGGCCGGTGGCCGTTTGCAAGGTCCATTGAAATTCGCGCGCGCCGGGGAAGCGCAGGTTCAGGCAGTCATGGCCTTGTGCCAACAGGGCTGCGCCGTCCTGCGGCATGCCGCGCCGTTCAATATAATCCGGTGCGGCACATAAAATGCGCGGGCATTCCGCGATGAAACGCATCTTCAGTGCGGAATCTTCCAGTGGTCCCAGATGGAATACCACGTCCAGCCCTTCGGCAGTGATATCTATGCTACGGTCGGACAGGCGCAGGCGCAGCTCTGTTTCGGGGTTGTCTGCCTTGAATGCAGGCATATGGGGCGCAATCAACCGCCTGCCAATGCCAAGGGGGGCAGCCACGAACAAGGTCCCGCGCGGTTGGGCTGTTGCGTGTGTCAGGGTGGATTCTGCCTCGGATATGGCATCAAGAATTTTCAGCGCGCCATCATAGAACAGCTCTCCGTTGGATGTGGGTTTCAGCGAACGTGTCGTGCGGTTGAACAGCCGCACGCCCAGATGCTTTTCCAACTCCCCCACCCGCGCTGATGCGACAGCAGGTGATGTGCGCTGGTCACGCGCAGCCGCCGACATGCTGCCTAATTCATAGACGCGCACGAACATCCTGATGTTGTTGATATAGGCCATTGGTATTTTCAGGCTGCATTTGAAAGTGCTAGGGGTTTAATTGGGTTAACAGAAAGCCATGCAGCGGTATAGCCTGCGTAACACCTGATAATCGGAGGATGTCTGATGCTGGAACTGGCTGTCATGGGCGCATGGGCGGAATTCGCGCTGCGCTGGCTGCATGTGATCACGGCAATTGCCTGGATCGGGTCAAGTTTCTATTTCATTGCGCTGGATCTGGGCCTGCGCAAATCCCCCGATTTGCCAAAGGGCGCATATGGCGAAGAATGGCAGGTCCATGGCGGCGGATTCTATCACATTCAGAAATACATGGTGGCTCCGGACCGGCTGCCCGAACATCTGATATGGCACAAATGGCAAAGCTACGCGACATGGCTGTCGGGCTTCGCATTGCTGGCGTTGATCTATTATGTCGGTGCGGAATTCTACCTGATTGATGTCGATGTTATGGATCTGGCGGTATGGCAGGCGATTGCTATTTCCGTCGCGTCGCTTGCGGTGGGCTGGGTCATCTACGACCTTTTGTGCAAATCCCGCTTCGGGGATAACAATAACCGTCTGATGGTGCTTTTGTTCGTGCTTCTGGTCATCATGGCATGGGGCTACACGCAGGTGTTTACGGGCCGCGCGGCACTGCTGCATCTGGGGGCGTTTACGGCCACGATCATGAGTGCGAATGTCTTCATGATCATTATTCCCAATCAGAAAATCGTGGTTGCCGATTTGCGCGCAGGCAGGACACCTGATGCAAAATACGGCCAGATTGCCAAGCAGCGCTCCACCCATAACAACTATCTGACCTTGCCGGTCATTTTTCTGATGCTGTCAAATCATTACCCGCTGGCCTTTGCGTCCGAATATAACTGGCTAATAGCGGGGCTGGTGTTTCTGATGGGGGTGACGATCCGGCATTTTTTCAACACCATGCATATGGGTGGCGGCTATAAATGGTGGACATGGGCTGCAACCACAGTGCTGTTCATCGCCATTATATGGCTCTCGACGCTGGGCCAGCCGCGCGATGAGGAGGACGCATTCGCCAGCCTTTCCCCGACTGCGGCGCGGTTTGCCGATGATCCGCATTTTGACGATGTGTATTGGACCGTTGTTGGCCATTGCTCGATGTGCCATGCCCAAGACCCGGTCTGGCCGGGCTTGCATTGGGCACCCAAGGGGGTGGTTCTTGAAACCGAAGCGCAGGTCGCGCGCGCCGCACAGAGCATCTATCTGCAATCAGGGATCAGCCATGCCATGCCACCGGGAAGCACGGTGCTGATGGATGCGACCGCGCGCGCGCAGATTGCGGATTGGTATCGCCGCGCCAGCGGGTCTTAAGCCCGCATCGCAGGTTTCATCTTGCGTTAAATACTCCCGGGGACGGTGTTGCAGACGACGGGGGACAAAGCCCGCTGAAGAAATGCCACAAAAGCCCCACCGCGACCGCGGCGGGGCTTTTTCCGTCGGTCAGATCAGATGATGCGGGTCACCCTCAGCCGATGGCGGCTTGCTTGATTTCATCATCAATGAAAGGCACATATTGCGCGAAATTTTCGGCGAACATGGCAATCAGTTTTGTGGCCTGCGCGTCATATGCGTTTGGGTCTTCCCATGTTCTGCGCGGGTCCAGCAGCACATCCGCCACGCCCGGCACAGACACCGGCACATCAAAGCCGAAATTCGGGTCGCGCCGGAATGCAACAGTGCTTAACGATCCGTCAAGTGCGGCACTCAGAAGCGCGCGCGTGGCCTTGATGGGCATACGCGATCCGGTGCCATAGGCCCCGCCCGTCCAGCCGGTGTTGACCAACCAGCATTCGGCCCCGAATTTTGCAATCTTTTCTTGCAGCAGTTTGCCATAGACTTCGGGCCTGCGCGGCATGAACGGGGCGCCAAAGCAGGTCGAAAATGTGGGTTGTGGTTCCGTCACGCCTTGCTCGGTTCCTGCCACTTTCGACGTGAATCCCGACAGGAAATGATACATCGCCTGTGCGGGCGTCAGCCGCGCAATCGGGGGCAGCACGCCGAAAGCATCGCAGGTCAGCATGATGATGTTGCGGGGAACACCCCCCAGCGAGGTGTCCGATGCGTTCGAAATCGCATCCAGCGGATAGGCAACACGGGTATTCGCCGTCAGACTGTCATCGGTGAAATCCAGCTCCAGCGTGTCGGGATCGAACACCATGTTTTCCACGACACTGGCAAAGCGGTGCGTGGTCGCATAGATTTCGGGTTCTGCTTCGGCATCCAGATTGATGGTCTTGGCATAGCAGCCGCCTTCAAAATTGAAGATGCCTTTGTCTGACCACCCGTGTTCGTCATCGCCAATCAATATCCGCGACGGGTCCGCAGACAGGGTGGTCTTGCCCGTGCCTGACAGACCGAAGAACACCGCCGCATCATCGGGATCATCAATGCCATGATTGGCAGAGCAATGCATCGGCATGATACCTTTTTCAGGCAGCAGGTAGTTCAATAGCGTAAAGACCGATTTCTTGTTCTCGCCGGCATAGGCCGTGTTCGCAATCAAGATCAGCTTGCGGTCGAAATTCAGCGCAATCACGGTTTCGGACCGGCAGCCATGGCGCGCGGGATCGGCCTTGAAGCTGGGGCAGTTGATGATCGTGAATTCCGGCGCGAAATGTTCCAACTCCGACGCTTGGGGACGGCGCAGCATATGCCGGATGAACAGGCCATGCCATGCCAGTTCTGTCACAACCCGAACGTCCAGCCGGTGCGTTGGATCGGCACCGCCATACAAGTCCTGCACGAATAATTCGCGTCCCTTGATATGGGCCAGCATGTCATCATACAGCCGGTCGAACGCCTCGGGGGGCATTGGGGCATTGTTTTCCCACCAGACCGTGTTCTCGACCGATGGCGTGCGCACCACGAACTTGTCCTTGGGCGAGCGGCCAGTATGCGCACCTGTGCTTGCCAGAAACGCACCGCCCAGGCCAATCTGCCCTTCGTCGCGTTTGACCGCCGCTTCTATCAGCGCTGGTTCCAACAGGTTGTAATACACTGCCGACGCACCCGTAATGCCTTGATCTTCCAAGCGTTTATTTGGGTTGACGCGGAAATTTTTCATTATGACTGCTCCGTCTGGCGCTAGAACAATTTGGGTCAAGGCCGGTCATGGCCGTCAAGGGTATGGTCGTCCAGCCTAGGCGCAGAACTCCATGTGATTTGCTATAACACCGGCAATGCGGCGATTGATAGGCGTCATTGGCGGAGTTAGCGCAACCATCTGCGCGTTAGCGCAATATTAATACCGATAGGAGATGAATGTGTTGCGCATTAGCACAATTCGGGACGAATCGCATCGTTGCCAGCCGCGCCTGACAAGTATTTTATTGCGTCTCACCTTCGTCTGGGTGAATATGTGGCAAAAATAAGGCACTCGCGCCATTTACAGCAGTGAAAAGGGACAGGCACATGTCGAGGATCGCACTTGTCGATGATGACCGGAATATTCTGACATCCGTTTCGATATGCCTGGAAGCAGAAGGCTTTGAGGTGGAAACCTATAATGACGGGCAATCCGCGTTAGAGGCATTCAATCGTAAATTACCCGATATGGCGGTGCTGGACATGAAAATGCCGCGCATGGACGGGATGGAACTTTTGCAGCGGTTGCGCCAGAAAACCCAGATGCCGGTTATTTTCCTGACCTCCAAGGATGACGAGATCGACGAAGTTCTGGGGCTGCGCATGGGCGCTGATGACTATGTCAAAAAGCCCTTTTCCCAACGTTTGCTGGTGGAACGCATCCGCGCCCTGTTGCGGCGCAAACAAGCGATCGAAAGCGGCGAGGAAGGTGGCGAGGAAGCCAAGACCATCGTGCGCGGTAATCTGGAAATGGACCCGTTGCGCCATTCCGTCAAATGGAAGGGCAAGGACGTCACGCTGACAGTCACGGAATTCCTGCTGCTTCAGGCTTTGGCGCAAAGGCCCGGTGTCGTGAAATCGCGCGACCAGCTTATGGATGTGGCCTATGATGATCAGGTCTATGTCGATGACAGGACGATTGACAGTCACATAAAGCGCTTGCGCAAGAAGATGCGCAGCGTCGACGAAGAGTTTTCATCGATAGAAACCCTTTACGGGATTGGGTACAAGTATAACGAAGCCTGATAAAACAGGGGTAGCCCCTTTGGGTGGCAGCAGGTGCTAGTGTGAAAACAGAGGTTACAGCGTCCAGAGCCGACGTTGTTCTTGGCGACGACTGGGTCGGTCCCGGTGACGCGGTAGAGTCCGAAGTGCGTGCAACCCGTGCCAAGCGCGGGTTTTTAAGCATTTCCAGCTCGCCACTTGCGCGCAAGATCGTGTTGTTCAACCTTGTCGCGCTGGTTATTCTGGTCGTCAGCGTGTTGTTTACGAACCCGTTTCGCGACAGTTTGCTGCGCCAGCAAGAACAGACATTGCGCCAAACCGCCCAGATTGTCGCGGATATAGTTGGCGCGGCAGGCGGGATCGACGCGTCAAAGGATGTGCTGGCCCGTCGTTTGACCCTTGATGAACGCTTCGCGATTGTTCTGGTCGCGCAAGACGGCACAATCGCTGCGCAGTTGAACGGAACCGAGCGTCCCGACAATGACGTTCTGTCCGAAAGAACGACATTTATCAGTGATACATTAACACGCATCTGGTCGGGCATGACCTATGTGACCGGCGCCAAACTGGTAGAACAGCGCGCACCGGATTTTGCCGATATTGCCCAGGACCTTTTCGCGCGCAACCAGCAGGGCGCGCGTGACAGCTATACGCATCGCGGTCCGAATGATGATATGTGGATCGCCGCCAGCGCCCCGGTGTTGAGTAACGATGTATTCTCGGGCGCGGTTATTTTGCGCCGTGATGCGCGCGACACGGCCGCGCTGATGCGCCATGACCGCGAGCAGGTTTTGCAGTTCTTCCTGATTGCGCTTCTTGTGTCCATCGGGCTGAGTTTCGTTTTGGCATCGACGATTGCGAACCCGCTGGCCGATTTGGCCATGGCGGCCGAACTTGGCAAACGGCGTGACGGGCGGCGCACACATGCGGGGCGGGTGCGCATACCCGATCTGACAGGGCGGCCGGATGAAATCGGGGATCTGTCGCGCGCCATGCGCGGAATGGTCAGCGCACTTTATGACCGTGTTGAAGCGAATGAACAGTTCGCCGCAGATGTTGCGCATGAAATCAAGAACCCGCTGGCGTCCTTGCGTTCAGCGGTAGGGTCATTGCGCATGGCCAAACGCGAGGACCAGATCCAGCGCTTGCTGGATGTCATCGAGCATGATGTGCGCAGGCTTGACCGGCTGGTCTCAGACACATCAAATGCATCACGGCTGGATGCCGAACTGGTCAAGGAAGAAGAAGAAGAATTCGACCTGATCAACCTGCTGAACAACCTTTGCGAACATCTGAGTCAGGAAGCGACGACAAAAGGCGTTGAATTCATAAAACTGTTGCCGCCCGACCCCATTCTGGTAACCGGTCTGGAAGGGCGGCTTGCGCAGGTGTTTGTCAATCTGATCACAAATGCGATTTCATTTTGCGAAGATGGCGATGCCGTGCGGATATGGGCGCGCAAGCGCAATGACCGCGTATTGATCGTGGTGGAAGATACCGGCCCGGGCATTCCTGACAATGCCTTGCAAAAAGTGTTCAAGCGGTTCTATTCGGAACGCCCCGTCAAACAGTTCGGCAACCATTCCGGTCTTGGTCTGGCTATTTCCAAACAAATTGTCGAGGCCCACCAGGGTGTGATCTGGGCAGAAAACATCCGCTTGTCCGATGCGCCTATGGGCAGCCCGCCTTTGGGGGCGCGATTCGTCGTTGGTCTGCCGGTGTGAAGGCGGGGGCGGAAACCCTGCTGCATGCCAGCACAGTGGCTTTCGAAACACCCACAGGATGGCACGCGCTTGTGCTGACGGGGCGTTCCGGTGCCGGTAAATCCGAACTTGCGCTGGAACTGATGGCGATGGGCGCGCGACTGGTGGCGGATGATCAGACCCGCATCATGTTCAACGGCACCACGCTGGTTGCGGATGCCCCTGCATCTATTCGCGGCATGATTGAAATGCGTGGTATGGGGCTGCTGCACGCCGCGCCCCTTTCGCTGGTGCGGGTTTCGGTGCTGGTCAATCTTGACCTGACTGAAACGGCGCGTTTTCCGCAATACCGGTCGACCTGCATCCTTGGCGTGCAAGTCCCCACATTACACAAGGTCGAGAGCAGGGCTTTTGCAGCGGCGTTGCGGCAATATGTTCTTCATAAGTCATGGATGGGGCGGGATGACCCGGAATGACGGACACAGCAAAGGACATGTCGCTATGTCAAGCTTTCCACCAGATACTGAACGCCTGATCCTGATTACCGGGCCAGCCGGGTCCGGGCGTAGCACTGCGCTGAAAGCATTGGAGGATGTGGGGTTCGAGGCGATTGACAACATGCCATCCTCACTGGTGCCGCGACTGGTCGAGGCGCCTTTGCGGTCCCCGCTGGCCTTGGGCATTGATACGCGCAACCGTGATTTTTCTGCAAACAGCATTCTGAAACTGGTAGAGATGCTGGATGGGCTGCCAAGCCTTGATTTTGAACTGGTGTATCTGGATTGCACGTCGGACACCCTGAACCGGCGCTTCTCGGAAACACGGCGGCGCCATCCCCTGCGGCCGGAAGCCCCGGTTGGCGAAGGAATCGCGCTGGAATTGCGCCTGCTGGCCCCGCTGCGCCAGCGCGCGGATGTGCTGGTTGA
Above is a window of Roseinatronobacter sp. S2 DNA encoding:
- the uraH gene encoding hydroxyisourate hydrolase, which translates into the protein MSGFLTTHVLDTARGAPAQSLQITLYRLEGTARVELARMVTNDDGRTDSPILPKAAFGVGQYELVFAAGDYLRATGQAGAAPLFLDEIPIRFGINDPQSHYHVPLLLSPYGFSTYRGS
- a CDS encoding AMP-binding protein, yielding MGWLADETGLDRNAANHVALTPLSHLRRASDVFAGRDALVYGTTRRTYAEYAHRVTRLASSLAAHGVASGDVVATLLPNIPAHAEAHFAVPACGAVLNAINIRLDVDTVAYILGHGAAKLVLVDTALLALAEAACAALDSPPVIVEVPDTEAGFTPSGRHIEYEAFLDAGDPQFSWIMPQDEWESIALNYTSGTTGRPKGVVYHHRGAYLSTLSQPISWRMTLFPRYLTIVPMFHCNAWCHPWMIPALGGCIICLRDVTAAGIYHAISVEKATHFGGAPIVLQTIITARPEDRLPFDHTVEVFTAGAPPPAAVLAAIEPLGFNVTQVYGLTETYGPATECLWHDGFDSLRGDDRADVKARTGVLMPFMEDVSVIQPDTMTPVARDGVALGEIVHRGNGVMKGYYKNPQATSDAFRNGYFHSGDIAFWHADGYIKIADRAKDIIISGGENVSSVEVEGVLMKHPAVGLAAVVAKPDEKWGEVPCACIEVKAGAQVSEQDLITFCRERLAGFKTPKQVVFMDLPKTATGKIQKGDLREYVRAL
- a CDS encoding ureidoglycolate lyase, which encodes MTQHITLRPLTASAFAPFGDVLEIQGAPDKLINQGLCGRFHDRAALDFGSGGRAGISLFDAQPRALPYSLDMMERHPDGTQAFIPMHCEAFLVIVAQDDGGRPATPQAFVTNGTQGINFHRNIWHGVLTPLAHPGRFAVIDRIGDTPNLQEHWFDTPWQVRHAD
- a CDS encoding LysR family transcriptional regulator, whose protein sequence is MAYINNIRMFVRVYELGSMSAAARDQRTSPAVASARVGELEKHLGVRLFNRTTRSLKPTSNGELFYDGALKILDAISEAESTLTHATAQPRGTLFVAAPLGIGRRLIAPHMPAFKADNPETELRLRLSDRSIDITAEGLDVVFHLGPLEDSALKMRFIAECPRILCAAPDYIERRGMPQDGAALLAQGHDCLNLRFPGAREFQWTLQTATGPQRFKISGPFESDDGDVLTGWALDGHGIVMKPVFEIADHLRSGALVPVAAATPPLPVTLAALTPHKRLRDLKVSLFTDFIATRIRAELAAMTTA
- the puuE gene encoding allantoinase PuuE; translation: MQRYPRNLTGYGATPPNAAWPGGAKIAISLVLNYEEGGENCLLHGDAASEGFLSDIPGAAPWPGQRHWNMESIYDYGARAGFWRLHRLFTARNLPVTIYGVATALARNPEQLAAMKAADWEIASHGLKWVEHRDMSEDQERAAIHDAIHLHTETVGTPPRGWYTGRCSVNTVRLAAELGQFDWISDTYDDDLPHWMEFGDRDQLILPYTLEANDMRFATAPGWVTGSDFESYLKDAFDVLYAEGDAGAPKMLSIGLHCRLIGRPGKIAGLMRFLDHVQAHEGVWFARRMDIAQHWATTHPHQRRTRPSTLDHAGFVARFGGIYEHSPWVAERVHALELGPAHDSATGLANAFARAFRAASKDERLQVLRAHPDLAGKLAAAKRLTPESTTEQASAGLDALTDEERATFQKLNTAYVEKHGFPFIIAVRDNTKASILAAFQTRIQHDTATEFATACQQVERIAELRLNDMLASSC
- a CDS encoding DUF1294 domain-containing protein, producing MDLIALSSDATLRVLIFGGAYFFFINMLAVLLFWIDKRRARNGEWRIPESKLLGVMFWGGSPGGLWARRVLRHKTRKEPFCTHMQVIVSCQIVFVCVLVVVWTQPEFVSWTGKQIVTLWHTFRASV
- a CDS encoding urate hydroxylase PuuD — translated: MLELAVMGAWAEFALRWLHVITAIAWIGSSFYFIALDLGLRKSPDLPKGAYGEEWQVHGGGFYHIQKYMVAPDRLPEHLIWHKWQSYATWLSGFALLALIYYVGAEFYLIDVDVMDLAVWQAIAISVASLAVGWVIYDLLCKSRFGDNNNRLMVLLFVLLVIMAWGYTQVFTGRAALLHLGAFTATIMSANVFMIIIPNQKIVVADLRAGRTPDAKYGQIAKQRSTHNNYLTLPVIFLMLSNHYPLAFASEYNWLIAGLVFLMGVTIRHFFNTMHMGGGYKWWTWAATTVLFIAIIWLSTLGQPRDEEDAFASLSPTAARFADDPHFDDVYWTVVGHCSMCHAQDPVWPGLHWAPKGVVLETEAQVARAAQSIYLQSGISHAMPPGSTVLMDATARAQIADWYRRASGS